The Gemmatimonadaceae bacterium region TCGATCACTATCCTCGGGGAGCGAGGGTCGGTGAAGATCGGCGGAACCGCGGTGAACAAGATCGTCCATTGGGACTTCGCCGATGCCGATCCGGACGACGCGTTGGTCGAGTCGGCGAACACGAATCCGCCGAACGTGTACGGATTCGGCCACGAAGGGTACTACCGCAATGTGCTCGCGGTGCTGCGCGGCGAAGCACGGCCGGAGACCGACGGGCGGGCGGGGCGCAAATCGCTCGAGTTGATCCTGGGGATCTACGAATCCGACCGCATGATGCGCGAGGTGCTGATCCCCCGGCGCGACGAGAGCTCGGGGGGGGGCATTCGTTGACTCGCGTCTTCGGCCCCGTGATCCTTCAAGTCTGTCCCTGATACACTCGAACATTTCACGATGGAAGTCATGCCGGTTCCTTTGCTGGATTTGCGGGCGCAGCACGAGACGATTCGCGCGGAGATCGCACAGGCCATCGCGGGCATCGTCGAATCGCAGCTCTTCATTCTGGGTTCGCCCGTCGAGCGGCTGGAGCGCGAGGTCGCCGCACTGTCGCATACGAAGTACGCCGTCGGTTGCGCGAGCGGCACCGACGCGCTTTTGCTGGCCTTGCGCGCGCTGGACGTAGGTCCCGGCGACGAGGTCGTCACGACGCCGTTCACGTTCTTCGCCACCGCGGGCACGATCCACAACGTCGGCGGCCGAGCCGTGTTCGTGGACATCGATCCCGACACCTTCAACATGCTGCCGGAAGCCGCGGCGGCCGCGCGGACCTCGCGCACGAAAGCGGTCGTACCCGTCGACCTGTTCGGTCAGATGGCGCCGATCGAGCGCGTGATGACGGCGATGCGCGGCGTGCCGGTGATCGAGGACGCGGCGCAGACGATCGGCGCCCGCCGCTCGATCGACGGCGAATGGCGCATGGCCGGTGAAGTCGCCACGATCGGCACGTTCAGCTTCTTCCCGTCGAAGAACCTCGGCGCCTTCGGCGACGGCGGGATGATGGTGACGCAGGACGAAGCGATCGCCACGCGCCTCAAGCGTCTGCGCATGCACGGCGGCGCGAAGATGTATTTCCACGACGAGGTCGGTTTCAATAGCCGTCTCGACGCGCTGCAAGCCGCCATTCTGAGCGCCAAGCTGCCGCACCTCGAGGCGTGGAGCGACAAGCGGCGGAGCAACGCCGCGTATTACGATGAAGCGCTCCGAGGCGTCGACGGCGTCGTCACGCCGGTCGTCGATCCGGCCAACGAGTCGATCTTCAACCAGTACACGATTCGCGCCGACCGCCGGGACGCGCTTCAGAGCTTTCTCAAGGACCGCGGCATCGGCAACGCGATCTACTATCCGCTGCCGCTGCACCTGCAGCCGTGCTTCGAGTACCTCGGCTACAAAAAGGGCGCATGCCCTGAATCCGAGCGCGCGGCGAACGAGGTGCTGTCGCTCCCGATCTACCCCGAGCTGACGCGCGCGCAGCTAGACGAGGTCGTCTCCACGATCCGAGCGTTCTATGGCCGCTGAGCGGACCACGAAGGACACGGTGCTCGCCAAGATCCAGGACCGCAGCGCCGTCGTCGGCGTGATCGGCTTGGGATACGTCGGGCTGCCGCTGGCCGTCGAATTCGCCAAGGCCGGCTTCCGCGTGATCGGCTACGACGTCAGCGAACGAGTCGTCGGCCTTCTCACGCGCGGCGAATCGCACATCCAGGACGTCGCCGCCGCGGACGTCGCCGCGCTCGTGAAGAGCGGCAAGTTCCAAGCGACGACCGACGAGGCCCGCCTCGGCGAATCGGACGCGATTTCGATCGCCGTCCCGACGCCGTTGAGCAAGACGCGCGATCCCGACATGAGCTACGTGATTTCGGCCGCCGAAGCGGCCACGCGGCAGGCTCGCAAGGGAACGCTCGTCGTGCTCGAGAGCACGACCTATCCGGGCACGACGCGCGAGATCCTCATGCCGGCGCTCGAGGCCAGAGGGTTCGTCGTCGGCAAGGACGTCTTCGTCGCGTTCAGTCCCGAGCGCGTGGATCCGGGAAATCCCGTCTATCAGACGAAGAATACGCCGAAAGTCGTCGGCGGCATCACGCCGAACTGTACCGAATTGGCGATGGCGCTCTATACGAGCTGCATCGATCGCACGGTGCGCGTGTCGTCGCCGGAGGCCGCGGAGCTTACCAAGCTCCTCGAGAACACGTTCCGCTCGGTGAACATCGGCCTCGTGAACGAGATGGCGATCGTCTGCGACAAGCTGGGCGTGGACGTGTGGGAGGTCATCGAGGCCGCGGCCACGAAGCCTTTCGGGTTCATGAAATTCACGCCGGGGCCGGGGATCGGCGGGCACTGCATTCCGCTCGACCCGCACTACCTCGCCTGGAAGATGCGCACGCTGAACTACAAGACGCGCTTCATCGACCTGGCGAGCGAGATCAACAGCCAGATGCCGGCGTTCGTCGTCGAGAAGGTGTCGCAGGCGCTCAACGTCGACCGCAAGCCGGTCAACGGCAGCCGCGTGCTGGTGCTCGGCGTCGCGTACAAGCGCGACATCGACGACGTTCGCGAGAGTCCGGCGCTCGACGTGATCCGCTTGCTCGAAGAGCACGGTGCCACCGTCGAGTTTCACGACCCGCACATCGACAGCGTCCGCGAGGACGGCCACGTTCGCAAAGGCGTTCCGTTGACGAAGGACCGGCTGGCGGCCGCCGACGCCGTCGTCATCGTGACCGACCACCGGGACGTCGACTACCAGATGGTCATGGACAACGCGTCGCTGATCGTCGATTCGCGCAACGTCACGGCGAATCTCAACTCGTCGAAGGCCCGCGTGGTTTCGCTTTCGGCGCGCTCCAACGGGACCGACCACTGAGGACGGGCTGACATGAATATCGCGGTGGTCGGCACGGGGTACGTCGGTCTCGTCGTCGGCGCTTGCCTCGCCGAAACCGGCAATCAGGTCACGGGTGCCGACGTCGACGAGGCCAAGATCGACGGGCTCCTCAAGAACGTCTTGCCGATCTACGAGCCGGGGCTCGACCACCTCGTCGCGCGCAATCAGTCGGCGCGGCGATTGGCGTTCACGACCGATGTGGCCTCGGCGATCGCCGGCGCCGAAGTCGTGTTCATCGCCGTGGGCACGCCGCCCGACGAGGACGGATCCGCCGACCTGCGATACGTGCTCAACGTCGCCGAGACGATCGGCAGGAGCATGGCGCGCGAAACCGTGGTCGTCACGAAATCCACGGTGCCCGTCGGAACGGCGGCGAAGGTTTCCGACGCCGTCGGCCGACACGCCCGTTTTCCGTTTCACGTCGTCAGCAATCCCGAGTTCCTCAAGGAAGGCGCGGCCGTCGACGACTTCATGAAGCCGGACCGCGTCGTGCTCGGCGCGGAAACGGATCACGCGCGCAGCGTGATGGCCGAATTGTACGCGCCGTTCGTGCGTACCGGGCGGCCGATCATCTTCATGGACCTGCCGTCGGCGGAGATGACGAAGTACGCCGCGAACGCGATGCTCGCAACGCGCATCTCGTTCATGAACGACATCGCCGAGCTCTGCGAGCGCGTCGGGGCAAACGTCGACGTGGTGCGAAAGGGCATCGGCAGCGACGAGCGGATCGGATCGGCCTTCCTGTTCCCGGGTCCGGGGTACGGCGGCTCGTGCTTCCCCAAGGACGTGAAGGCGCTCGTGAAGACCGCCCGCGACCAGGCGACGTGCCTGCGCATTCTCGAGGCGGTCGAGGCCGTGAACCAGGACCAGAAGCACCGCATGTTCGAGAAGCTGACGACGGCGCTCGGCGGCGACGTCTCGGGCGCGCGCATCGCCGTATGGGGACTGGCCTTCAAGCCGAACACCGACGACATGCGCGAGGCGCCGGCACTCACGCTGATCGAAGAGCTTCTCGCCGCCGGAGCGACGGTCGCCGCCCACGACCCCGTCGCGATGGACGAAGCCGCGCGCCGGCTCGGCTCGCGCGTCGAGTTCGCGACGTCGGGCTATCAGGCGGCGACGGGCGCCGACGCGCTCGCCGTCGTGACCGATTGGAACGAGTACCGCCATCCGGATTTCGCCCGCATCAAGCAGGTGCTGAAGCAGCCGATCATCGTCGACGGGCGAAACCTGTATCCGCTCCACCGCATGACGGAACTCGGCTTCAAGTACTACTCGATCGGGCGCCGGGCGATCGCGTGAATCGCCTCGGCGCCGCGCGAACGCCATGACCGCGCGGACGATTCTCGTTACGGGCGGCGCGGGTCACGTGGGCTCGCACGTGGTCGAGTTGCTCGTCGGCGATCCGGAGAATCGGATCATTTCGCTCGACAACTACTCGACGGGCCGCCGGGAGAACCACGTCGTCGGCGCCGAGTATCGCGAGGGGCACACGAAGGAGATCGCGCGTGTGGTGCCCGAGACACCGGACGTCGTCTATCATCTCGGCGAGTACGCGCGCATCGCGCCGAGCTTCGACGACGTCGCGACGGTCTACGACTACAACATCGTCGGCACGTTCGCGGTCGCGGAGTTTTGTCGGCAGCGAGGTGTGGGCAAGCTCGTCTACTCGGCCTCGAGCACCAAGTTCGCCATCGAGGGCGACGGGCGGCATCAGAACCCGTATTCGTTCACGAAGGCCACCAACGTCGACCTCATCAACGACTATGGTCGATGGTTCGACCTCGACTACGCCATTTGCTATTTCTACAACGCGTTCGGCCCGCGTGAAGTCGGCACCGGCCGATACGCGACGCTGATCGCGAAATTCCAGGAGCTTCACCGAGCGGGAAAGCCGCTCGAGGTCGTTGCGCCTGGAACCCAGCGCCGAGCGTTCACCTTCGTGCGCGACCTGGCGCGAGGCATCGTCATGGTCGGCGAGCAGGGACACGGCGACGGTTACGCGCTGAGGGCGGCCAATTCGTACAGTGTCCTCGACATCGCCAAGGCCTTCGGCGGACCGATCACCATGGTCGAGGGGTACCCAGGCCGCCACGACGTCACCGATGACCCGACGCGGGCGCGCGACGAGCTTGGCTGGGAGGCGACCGTGGACGTCATGGAGTGGATCCGGGAGTTCACGGGCGGCCGCCAAGCAGCTCGCAGCGTGTAGGGCCCGGTGCACGCCCGCACGGGGCTTGCCGGTTATCTTTGACGGTTCGCGTAAGTTCGCGTCCGAACCGATGCCACATTCCCGGGGTACGATCCGGATATGCACCGATTCCCTCGCAGACTCGTCGCGGCGCTGGTCGTATTGGGCGGCGTCGTGGCGTGCCGGCCGGAATTTCAACTCAAGAACTTCACGAGCAACGAGGCGCTCTACACCGCCTCGTTGAATGCGTACAATCGGCATCATTGGGACGACGCAGTCGCCGGCTTCGAGAAGCTGACGACGGATCTGCCGCCCCGCGATACGCTGTTGCCCCGGTCGTACTGGTATCTCGCGTCGGCGCACGATCACATGGACGAGCACCTGCTCGCCGCGCAGAGCTACGACCGTCTCGTCCAGACGTTTCCGGAAGACTCGCTGGCCGACGACGCCGCCCTGGAAACCGCGCGCTCGTACCGCCGAATGTGGCGGAAGCCTCAGCTCGACCCGACGTATGGTGAGACGGCGTTGGCGTCATACAACACGCTCATCGGGCTCTACCCGTCCTCTCCGCTCGTGACGGTCGCGCAAAAGGAGATCGCCGAGCTCGAGAATTGGTTCGCGATCAAGGACTATGATGCCGGGATGTACTACATCCGCCGCAAAGACCCGTACTCGGCGATCATCTACCTCAAGGACATCCTCACGAAGTTCGCGAACACGCCGAAGGCCTACGACGCCGCGCTTCGCTTGGTGGAAGTGTACAAGGACGTGAAATACAAGGACGACGCGAGCGACATGTGCACCCAGGTGCGGCAGCGGTATCCGAAAGACCAACGCGCCCTGGACATATGCAAAGGAATTCCGGACACGCCCGCGGCGAGGGCCGATTCGGGGCAGACAGCGGCCGTGAAGCCCCCGCCACCATCGGCGCCAACTGGGCGCTGACCGGTGCGGATCGGACTCCTTGGGGGGAGTTTCGATCCCCCGCACAACGGCCATCTGCTGGCCGCCGGCGATGTCTACGACGCTCTCTCGCTCGACCGCTTGGTGTTCATTCCCGCGGCGTCTCAGCCTCTCAAGGCCGGGCTCACCGAGGCGAGCGCGGCGCAACGTTTGGCCATGACGCGCCGACTCGTTGAGGGGGACCCGCGCTTCGAGGTCGATTCGATCGAGATCGATCGCGGCGGGTTATCTTACACGGTTGACACGCTGGCGGCCCTGGGCGGACGGTGGCCCGGAGCGGAGTTGTTCTGGCTCGTCGGGGCCGACGTCACGCACTCGTTCGCCAAGTGGCGAGCGCCGGAGCGTGTCGCGGCGCTCGCGACGATCGTCGTGATGGTCCGGGCTGGGGACGCGGCCAATCTGACGGCGATCCCGGGGGGGGGCGCGTTGAAGTCGCTGGAAACGCGGCGGATCGACATCTCGTCCACCGAGGTGCGACGTCGCGTGCGGGAAGGAAAGTCGATTCGAGGGTTCGTGCCGGACGCGGTCGCCGCGTACATCGCGGCCGAGCGTCTGTACCAATAGAGGAACATGCTCAAGTCAGTCATCGGCGCCGTCTTCGGAACGCGGCATGAACGCGAACGCAGGAAGATCCAGCCGGTCGTTGACGAGATCAACGCCGAGTACGCTCGGCTGCACGATGTTTCCGAAGACGAACTGCGCGGCCAGACGGAGAAACTGCGCACCATCATCCGCGGCCGGACTCACGAGCTCGAGACCAGGGTCGCCGAGCTGCGCGAGGCAAAACGTGTCGCGGCCGATCCGGTCGAGCGCGAACGCATCGACGCGGAGCTGAGCGGGAGCGACGGACGCGGCGGCGCCGAAGGCAAGCTGCGCGAGGAGATCGCGGAAATTCTCGACGAGATTCTGCCCGAGGCGTTCGCGACCGTTCGCGAGGGCGCGCGCCGCCTCCTCGGCTCGAGCGTCGTCGTCACCGGCCACGAGATGACGTGGGACATGGTGCACTACGACGTGCAGCTCATGGGTGGCATTCAGCTGCACTTCGGGAAGATCGCGGAAATGGCCACCGGCGAAGGCAAGACGCTGGTGGCCACGCTCCCGCTGTATCTCAACGCGCTTCCGGGTAAGGGAGCGCACCTGGTCACGGTCAACTCGTACCTCGCCCGCCGCGACTCGCAGTGGATGGGGCACCTGTACAAGTACCTCGGACTGACCGTCGGCTGCTTGGACGACACCGAACCGGGAACGCCGGACCGCCGCGGCGCGTACGCGGCCGACATCACGTACGGCACGAACAACGAGTTCGGCTTCGACTATCTGCGCGACAACATGGTCGTGTCGCTGGAGCAGCGCGTCCAGCGGGCTCACGTCTACGCGATCGTCGACGAAGTGGACTCGGTGCTGATCGACGAGGCGCGCACGCCGCTCATCATCTCGGGCCCCGTGGGCAACGAGAACGACGCGATGTACTTCCAGCACAACTCGGCCGTCGCGCGGCTTTTCCGCCGACAGACCGAGTTGGTCAACGCGTTGGTCGGCGAAGCGGAGCGCGACATGTCGAAGGGCGACACCGCGTCGGCTGCGCTTCGCCTCTACAAGGCGCAGCTCGGAAGCCCGAAGAACAAGCGGCTGATGAAGCAGATGCAGGAGCCGGGGAACAAGCAGCTCGTGCAGAAGCAGGAGCTGGATCACATCGCGGATCGGCGGTTGCCGTCCTCCAAGCAGCAATACCGCGACATCGAGAACGACCTGCTGTTCGTTCTCGACGAGAAAGGCCAGTCGGTGCACCTCACCGACGAAGGCGTGGCCTTCATGTCGCCGAGCGAGCAGGAGGCGTTTGTCCTTCCAGACCTCGCGCTGGAGATCGGGCGTCTCGACCACGACCACTCGATGTCGCCCGAGGAACGGATCGAGGAGCGTAGCAAGGTTGAGCTGGCGTACGCGCAAACGGCCGAACGGCTGAACATCGTCCACCAGCTGCTGAAGGCGCACGCGTTGTTCGAGCGCGACGTGAACTACGTCGTGCAGGACGGCGAGGTGCTGATCGTCGACGAATTCACCGGCCGCACGATGCCGGGCCGGCGTTGGTCGGAGGGACTCCACCAGGCCGTCGAAGCGAAGGAAGGCGTGACCGTGAAGGGCGAGACGCAGACGCTCGCCACGATCACGATCCAGAACTACTTCCGCATGTACGACAAGCTGGCCGGCATGACCGGCACGGCCGAGACGGAAGAGACGGAGTTCTTCCAGATCTACAAGCTCGAGGTCGCGGTCATCCCGACCAACAAGCCGATGGTCCGCGACGACCGCCACGACCTCGTCTACAAGACGCGCCGCGAGAAGTACAACGCGATCGTCGAGGAGAC contains the following coding sequences:
- a CDS encoding DegT/DnrJ/EryC1/StrS family aminotransferase; protein product: MPVPLLDLRAQHETIRAEIAQAIAGIVESQLFILGSPVERLEREVAALSHTKYAVGCASGTDALLLALRALDVGPGDEVVTTPFTFFATAGTIHNVGGRAVFVDIDPDTFNMLPEAAAAARTSRTKAVVPVDLFGQMAPIERVMTAMRGVPVIEDAAQTIGARRSIDGEWRMAGEVATIGTFSFFPSKNLGAFGDGGMMVTQDEAIATRLKRLRMHGGAKMYFHDEVGFNSRLDALQAAILSAKLPHLEAWSDKRRSNAAYYDEALRGVDGVVTPVVDPANESIFNQYTIRADRRDALQSFLKDRGIGNAIYYPLPLHLQPCFEYLGYKKGACPESERAANEVLSLPIYPELTRAQLDEVVSTIRAFYGR
- a CDS encoding nucleotide sugar dehydrogenase gives rise to the protein MAAERTTKDTVLAKIQDRSAVVGVIGLGYVGLPLAVEFAKAGFRVIGYDVSERVVGLLTRGESHIQDVAAADVAALVKSGKFQATTDEARLGESDAISIAVPTPLSKTRDPDMSYVISAAEAATRQARKGTLVVLESTTYPGTTREILMPALEARGFVVGKDVFVAFSPERVDPGNPVYQTKNTPKVVGGITPNCTELAMALYTSCIDRTVRVSSPEAAELTKLLENTFRSVNIGLVNEMAIVCDKLGVDVWEVIEAAATKPFGFMKFTPGPGIGGHCIPLDPHYLAWKMRTLNYKTRFIDLASEINSQMPAFVVEKVSQALNVDRKPVNGSRVLVLGVAYKRDIDDVRESPALDVIRLLEEHGATVEFHDPHIDSVREDGHVRKGVPLTKDRLAAADAVVIVTDHRDVDYQMVMDNASLIVDSRNVTANLNSSKARVVSLSARSNGTDH
- a CDS encoding UDP-glucose/GDP-mannose dehydrogenase family protein: MNIAVVGTGYVGLVVGACLAETGNQVTGADVDEAKIDGLLKNVLPIYEPGLDHLVARNQSARRLAFTTDVASAIAGAEVVFIAVGTPPDEDGSADLRYVLNVAETIGRSMARETVVVTKSTVPVGTAAKVSDAVGRHARFPFHVVSNPEFLKEGAAVDDFMKPDRVVLGAETDHARSVMAELYAPFVRTGRPIIFMDLPSAEMTKYAANAMLATRISFMNDIAELCERVGANVDVVRKGIGSDERIGSAFLFPGPGYGGSCFPKDVKALVKTARDQATCLRILEAVEAVNQDQKHRMFEKLTTALGGDVSGARIAVWGLAFKPNTDDMREAPALTLIEELLAAGATVAAHDPVAMDEAARRLGSRVEFATSGYQAATGADALAVVTDWNEYRHPDFARIKQVLKQPIIVDGRNLYPLHRMTELGFKYYSIGRRAIA
- a CDS encoding NAD-dependent epimerase/dehydratase family protein, with amino-acid sequence MTARTILVTGGAGHVGSHVVELLVGDPENRIISLDNYSTGRRENHVVGAEYREGHTKEIARVVPETPDVVYHLGEYARIAPSFDDVATVYDYNIVGTFAVAEFCRQRGVGKLVYSASSTKFAIEGDGRHQNPYSFTKATNVDLINDYGRWFDLDYAICYFYNAFGPREVGTGRYATLIAKFQELHRAGKPLEVVAPGTQRRAFTFVRDLARGIVMVGEQGHGDGYALRAANSYSVLDIAKAFGGPITMVEGYPGRHDVTDDPTRARDELGWEATVDVMEWIREFTGGRQAARSV
- the bamD gene encoding outer membrane protein assembly factor BamD, which encodes MHRFPRRLVAALVVLGGVVACRPEFQLKNFTSNEALYTASLNAYNRHHWDDAVAGFEKLTTDLPPRDTLLPRSYWYLASAHDHMDEHLLAAQSYDRLVQTFPEDSLADDAALETARSYRRMWRKPQLDPTYGETALASYNTLIGLYPSSPLVTVAQKEIAELENWFAIKDYDAGMYYIRRKDPYSAIIYLKDILTKFANTPKAYDAALRLVEVYKDVKYKDDASDMCTQVRQRYPKDQRALDICKGIPDTPAARADSGQTAAVKPPPPSAPTGR
- the nadD gene encoding nicotinate-nucleotide adenylyltransferase, whose product is MRIGLLGGSFDPPHNGHLLAAGDVYDALSLDRLVFIPAASQPLKAGLTEASAAQRLAMTRRLVEGDPRFEVDSIEIDRGGLSYTVDTLAALGGRWPGAELFWLVGADVTHSFAKWRAPERVAALATIVVMVRAGDAANLTAIPGGGALKSLETRRIDISSTEVRRRVREGKSIRGFVPDAVAAYIAAERLYQ
- the secA gene encoding preprotein translocase subunit SecA, producing MLKSVIGAVFGTRHERERRKIQPVVDEINAEYARLHDVSEDELRGQTEKLRTIIRGRTHELETRVAELREAKRVAADPVERERIDAELSGSDGRGGAEGKLREEIAEILDEILPEAFATVREGARRLLGSSVVVTGHEMTWDMVHYDVQLMGGIQLHFGKIAEMATGEGKTLVATLPLYLNALPGKGAHLVTVNSYLARRDSQWMGHLYKYLGLTVGCLDDTEPGTPDRRGAYAADITYGTNNEFGFDYLRDNMVVSLEQRVQRAHVYAIVDEVDSVLIDEARTPLIISGPVGNENDAMYFQHNSAVARLFRRQTELVNALVGEAERDMSKGDTASAALRLYKAQLGSPKNKRLMKQMQEPGNKQLVQKQELDHIADRRLPSSKQQYRDIENDLLFVLDEKGQSVHLTDEGVAFMSPSEQEAFVLPDLALEIGRLDHDHSMSPEERIEERSKVELAYAQTAERLNIVHQLLKAHALFERDVNYVVQDGEVLIVDEFTGRTMPGRRWSEGLHQAVEAKEGVTVKGETQTLATITIQNYFRMYDKLAGMTGTAETEETEFFQIYKLEVAVIPTNKPMVRDDRHDLVYKTRREKYNAIVEETRRLYDLGFPVLIGTTSVEASETLSKLFSRAGLVHNVLNAKYHQREAEIVALAGQPAAVTIATNMAGRGTDIKLGAGVTQSKPSKVKDPEGKEIDIVEDGGLHIIGSERHESRRIDRQLRGRSGRQGDPGASQFFLSLEDDLMRLFGSERIAALMDRMGAQEGEVLTHPLITRSIEGAQKRVELQHFQSRKRLLDYDDVMNQQREVIYSLRTFALEGGEELKGEALKMIEKAITFRVETNLEEFQEGEQWDFDLLRQDLLMHYLLQVPEFEKHDLRPTDQTGAINASVEASRKAFHAKLASLDTVRDEFGTPYGDRLLSLVMLNVLDEKWKDHLYDLDQLRNTITYRSWGQKDPLIEYKQEAYTMFVDLMNDIYNTFADRFLKVQIVFEAPPPPPPAASGGGPGGPAGGGPTRPTKRYNALGILEDVPLDDGTQPATNGTNVALDNGPAEEPSEKPVAARKDPVIVGAGRTRSLSGATPQGGGSGDWTNVGRNDPCPCGSGKKYKKCHGAHV